In one window of Streptomyces roseofulvus DNA:
- a CDS encoding AMP-binding protein, whose amino-acid sequence MTATSATEEFRTARDFLLRHREDYATAYGGFAWPRPDRFNWALEWFDVIAEGNDRTALHIVEEDGSETKLSFAEMSARSNRVANWLRAQGVRAGDRIIVMLGNQAELWETMLAAMKLRAVVIPATPLLGPADLRDRVERGRARHVIARSEDTAKFDDVPGDYTRIAIGGDGTDWLGYELSAAESDVFEPDGVTLAHDTLMLYFTSGTTARPKLVEHTHTSYPVGHLATMYWIGLKPGDVHLNISSPGWAKHAWSNLFAPWNAEATVFIHNYTRFDAGRLMDEMARHGVTSFCAPPTVWRMLIQSDLSRLTTPPREVVAAGEPLNPEVIEAVRRAWGVTIRDGFGQTETAVQVSNSPGQRLKEGSMGRPSPGYAVTLVDPVTGRPDADEGEICLDLSAHPVGLMTGYHGDPEKTAEAMAGGYYRTGDIGSRDEDGYIHYVGRADDVFKASDYKISPFELESALLEHEAVAEAAVVPAPDPLRLAVPKAYVVLAEGFKPDAETARALFAHSRAVLAPYKRVRRIEFADLPKTVSGKIRRVELRRLTAEGASTGPEFTEGDLA is encoded by the coding sequence ATGACGGCAACCAGCGCGACGGAGGAGTTCCGGACCGCCCGGGACTTCCTGCTCCGGCACCGCGAGGACTACGCGACGGCGTACGGCGGCTTCGCCTGGCCCCGCCCCGACCGGTTCAACTGGGCGCTGGAGTGGTTCGACGTCATCGCCGAGGGCAACGACCGCACCGCCCTGCACATCGTCGAGGAGGACGGCTCCGAGACGAAGCTGAGCTTCGCGGAGATGTCGGCCCGCTCCAACCGGGTCGCGAACTGGCTGCGCGCCCAGGGCGTCCGCGCCGGGGACCGGATCATCGTGATGCTGGGCAACCAGGCCGAGCTGTGGGAGACGATGCTCGCCGCGATGAAGCTGCGCGCCGTCGTCATCCCCGCCACCCCGCTGCTCGGCCCCGCCGACCTCCGCGACCGGGTCGAACGCGGCCGGGCGCGGCACGTGATCGCGCGCTCCGAGGACACCGCCAAGTTCGACGACGTCCCCGGCGACTACACCCGCATCGCGATCGGCGGCGACGGCACGGACTGGCTGGGGTACGAGCTCTCCGCCGCCGAGTCGGACGTCTTCGAGCCCGACGGCGTCACCCTCGCCCACGACACCCTGATGCTGTACTTCACCTCCGGCACCACCGCCCGCCCCAAGCTGGTCGAGCACACCCACACCTCCTACCCGGTGGGGCACCTGGCGACGATGTACTGGATCGGGCTCAAGCCCGGCGACGTCCACCTCAACATCTCCTCGCCGGGCTGGGCCAAGCACGCCTGGTCCAACCTCTTCGCCCCCTGGAACGCCGAGGCGACCGTCTTCATCCACAACTACACGCGCTTCGACGCGGGCCGGCTCATGGACGAGATGGCACGCCACGGCGTCACCTCCTTCTGCGCCCCGCCGACCGTGTGGCGGATGCTCATCCAGTCCGACCTGAGCCGGCTGACCACCCCGCCGCGGGAGGTCGTCGCCGCCGGCGAGCCGCTGAACCCGGAGGTCATCGAGGCGGTCCGGCGCGCCTGGGGCGTCACCATCCGCGACGGCTTCGGGCAGACCGAGACCGCCGTCCAGGTCTCCAACAGCCCCGGCCAGCGGCTCAAGGAGGGTTCGATGGGCCGCCCGAGCCCCGGCTACGCGGTCACCCTGGTCGACCCGGTCACCGGCCGCCCGGACGCCGACGAGGGCGAGATCTGCCTCGACCTGTCCGCCCACCCCGTGGGCCTGATGACCGGCTACCACGGCGACCCGGAGAAGACGGCCGAGGCGATGGCCGGCGGCTACTACCGCACCGGCGACATCGGCAGCCGCGACGAGGACGGCTACATCCACTACGTGGGGCGCGCCGACGACGTCTTCAAGGCGTCCGACTACAAGATCAGCCCCTTCGAGCTGGAGAGCGCGCTCCTGGAGCACGAGGCCGTCGCCGAGGCGGCCGTCGTCCCCGCGCCCGACCCGCTGCGGCTCGCCGTCCCGAAGGCGTACGTCGTCCTCGCGGAGGGCTTCAAGCCGGACGCGGAGACCGCCCGGGCCCTCTTCGCCCACTCGCGGGCGGTCCTCGCGCCGTACAAGCGGGTGCGCCGCATCGAGTTCGCCGACCTGCCGAAGACCGTCTCGGGCAAGATCCGGCGGGTCGAGCTGCGCCGCCTCACCGCCGAAGGCGCGTCCACCGGCCCGGAGTTCACCGAAGGAGACCTGGCGTGA
- a CDS encoding helix-turn-helix transcriptional regulator, with translation MSERIEAVELRAALLRLRRGSGLPVVFGGLVRDAGRPLRIAELHGAVTPALQGLAISPGNGLGGKCLALARPCAVTDYPVARHITHEYDLPVSAEGLRSVIAVPVVVRRQVRGVLYGALRDALPLGERVFDAAVAAARDVEQALAVRDEVSRLVEPSGPPGPSWEEVRHAHGELRALAPQVVDEELRARLLAVCGRLESASGRPAPLPGPALTPRETDVLAAVASGATNAAAAQRLGLRPETVKGYLRSAMRKLGAHTRLEAVVAARRAGVLP, from the coding sequence GTGTCCGAGCGGATCGAGGCGGTGGAGCTGCGGGCCGCGCTGCTGCGGCTGCGGCGCGGCAGCGGGCTGCCCGTGGTCTTCGGCGGCCTGGTGCGGGACGCCGGCCGGCCGCTGCGGATCGCCGAGCTGCACGGGGCGGTGACCCCGGCGCTCCAGGGCCTGGCGATCTCGCCCGGCAACGGCCTGGGCGGCAAGTGCCTGGCGCTGGCCCGGCCGTGCGCGGTCACCGACTATCCGGTGGCCCGGCACATCACCCACGAGTACGACCTGCCGGTGTCGGCGGAGGGCCTGCGGTCGGTGATCGCGGTGCCGGTGGTCGTCCGGCGGCAGGTGCGCGGGGTGCTGTACGGGGCGCTGCGGGACGCGCTGCCGCTCGGCGAGCGGGTCTTCGACGCGGCGGTGGCGGCGGCCCGGGACGTGGAGCAGGCGCTGGCCGTACGGGACGAGGTGAGCCGGCTGGTGGAGCCGTCCGGGCCTCCGGGCCCGTCGTGGGAGGAGGTGCGGCACGCTCACGGCGAGCTGCGGGCCCTCGCCCCGCAGGTCGTCGACGAGGAGCTGCGGGCCCGGCTGCTCGCCGTCTGCGGCCGCCTGGAGTCGGCGTCCGGGCGCCCCGCGCCGCTCCCGGGGCCGGCGCTGACGCCGCGCGAGACGGACGTGCTGGCGGCGGTCGCCTCCGGTGCGACGAACGCGGCGGCGGCGCAGCGGCTCGGGCTGCGCCCGGAGACGGTCAAGGGCTATCTTCGCTCGGCGATGCGGAAGCTGGGGGCGCACACCCGCCTGGAGGCGGTGGTGGCGGCGCGGCGGGCGGGCGTGCTGCCGTAG
- the gcl gene encoding glyoxylate carboligase, with protein sequence MPRMTAAAAAVEILKREGVTNAFGVPGAAINPFYRELKNVGGISHTLARHVEGASHMAEGYTRAKAGNIGVCIGTSGPAGTDMITGLYSAIADSIPILCITGQAPTSKLHKEDFQAVDIASIAKPVTKAATTVLEAAQVPGVFQQAFHLMRSGRPGPVLIDLPLDVQLTEIEFDPETYEPLPVYKPSATRAQAEKALAFLLESERPLIVAGGGIINADASDLLVEFAELTNIPVISTLMGWGTIPDDHELAAGMVGVQTAHRYGNATFLESDFVLGIGNRWANRHTGYNMDAYTAGRKFVHVDIEPTQIGKIFAPDYGIASDAKAALELFVEIAEEWKAAGRLPDFTAWAASAQERKATLQRRTHFENIPMKPQRVYEEMNKAFGPETRYVTTIGLSQIAAAQFLHVYKPRHWINCGQAGPLGWTIPAAIGAATADPETPVVALSGDYDFQFMIEELAVAAQHKVPYVHVLVNNAYLGLIRQAQGGLGINFEVNLEFENINTPEIGVYGVDHVKVAEGLGVKAIRVEDPAKLGEALEQAKKMAVEFQVPVVVEAILERITNIAMSKTVDMSDVTEFEDLATEPGHAPTAIKPLAV encoded by the coding sequence ATGCCTCGTATGACCGCCGCCGCAGCGGCCGTTGAGATCCTCAAGCGCGAAGGCGTCACCAACGCGTTCGGCGTGCCCGGCGCGGCGATCAACCCCTTCTACCGCGAGCTCAAGAACGTCGGCGGCATCAGCCACACGCTGGCCCGCCACGTCGAGGGCGCCTCCCACATGGCCGAGGGCTACACCCGCGCCAAGGCCGGGAACATCGGCGTCTGCATCGGTACGTCCGGCCCCGCCGGCACCGACATGATCACCGGCCTGTACTCGGCGATCGCCGACTCCATCCCGATCCTCTGCATCACCGGCCAGGCGCCGACCTCGAAGCTCCACAAGGAGGACTTCCAGGCCGTCGACATCGCCTCGATCGCCAAGCCGGTCACCAAGGCCGCGACGACCGTCCTGGAGGCCGCGCAGGTCCCCGGCGTCTTCCAGCAGGCGTTCCACCTGATGCGCTCCGGCCGTCCCGGCCCGGTCCTCATCGACCTCCCGCTGGACGTCCAGCTGACCGAGATCGAGTTCGACCCGGAGACCTACGAGCCGCTGCCGGTCTACAAGCCCTCCGCGACCCGCGCCCAGGCCGAGAAGGCGCTCGCCTTCCTCCTGGAGTCCGAGCGCCCGCTGATCGTCGCCGGCGGCGGCATCATCAACGCCGACGCCTCCGACCTGCTGGTCGAGTTCGCCGAGCTGACGAACATCCCGGTCATCTCCACCCTGATGGGCTGGGGCACCATCCCGGACGACCACGAGCTCGCCGCCGGCATGGTCGGCGTGCAGACCGCGCACCGCTACGGCAACGCCACCTTCCTGGAGTCGGACTTCGTCCTCGGCATCGGCAACCGCTGGGCCAACCGCCACACCGGCTACAACATGGACGCCTACACGGCCGGCCGGAAGTTCGTCCACGTCGACATCGAGCCCACCCAGATCGGCAAGATCTTCGCGCCGGACTACGGCATCGCCTCCGACGCCAAGGCCGCCCTGGAGCTCTTCGTCGAGATCGCCGAGGAGTGGAAGGCCGCGGGCCGGCTGCCCGACTTCACCGCCTGGGCCGCCTCCGCGCAGGAGCGCAAGGCCACCCTCCAGCGCCGCACGCACTTCGAGAACATCCCCATGAAGCCGCAGCGCGTCTACGAGGAGATGAACAAGGCCTTCGGCCCGGAGACCCGGTACGTCACCACCATCGGCCTCTCCCAGATCGCCGCCGCGCAGTTCCTGCACGTCTACAAGCCGCGCCACTGGATCAACTGCGGCCAGGCCGGCCCGCTCGGCTGGACCATCCCCGCCGCCATCGGCGCCGCCACCGCCGACCCGGAGACCCCGGTCGTCGCGCTCTCCGGCGACTACGACTTCCAGTTCATGATCGAGGAGCTGGCGGTCGCCGCCCAGCACAAGGTCCCCTACGTCCACGTCCTCGTGAACAACGCCTACCTCGGCCTCATCCGGCAGGCGCAGGGCGGCCTCGGCATCAACTTCGAGGTCAACCTGGAGTTCGAGAACATCAACACCCCCGAGATCGGCGTCTACGGCGTCGACCACGTCAAGGTCGCCGAGGGCCTCGGCGTCAAGGCGATCCGCGTCGAGGACCCGGCGAAGCTGGGCGAGGCGCTGGAGCAGGCCAAGAAGATGGCCGTCGAGTTCCAGGTCCCGGTCGTCGTCGAGGCGATCCTGGAGCGCATCACCAACATCGCGATGAGCAAGACCGTCGACATGAGCGACGTCACCGAGTTCGAGGACCTGGCCACCGAGCCGGGCCACGCCCCGACGGCGATCAAGCCGCTCGCGGTCTGA
- a CDS encoding winged helix DNA-binding domain-containing protein yields the protein MDTLPPVSRRALGRATLARQLLLAPSALSPEEAVRHLVGLQAQNTKPPYYALAARLDGFRPEELSALMESRAVARIATLRSTVHTHTARDAVALRAFAQPGAVDRELAIFRKKLDGVDLDRLAALARDLVEEEPRTPKQLREHLLGTWPDADPLALTMAARCMLPLVQVTPRGLWGRGGQVALTTTDVWFGGASYEPADPGETVLRYLAAFGPASVRDMQTWCGLTRLRPAFERLRPDLVTFRDEDGTELFDLPDAPRPDETTPAPPRFLPEFDNLLLSHADRRRIVPEAHRARTWTGNQAHRVFLLDGFLAGLWHLEETKERVTLTVEPFTRFTRADRAALTAEAERTLRLTVPADGAYDLVFRAED from the coding sequence ATGGACACCCTTCCCCCGGTCTCGCGTCGCGCCCTGGGGCGCGCCACCCTCGCCCGTCAGCTGCTGCTCGCGCCCTCGGCGCTCTCGCCCGAGGAGGCCGTGCGTCATCTGGTGGGACTGCAGGCGCAGAACACCAAGCCGCCGTACTACGCGCTCGCCGCCCGCCTCGACGGGTTCCGGCCCGAGGAGCTGTCCGCGCTCATGGAGTCCCGGGCCGTCGCCCGGATCGCCACCCTGCGCTCCACCGTCCACACCCACACCGCCCGCGACGCCGTCGCCCTGCGGGCCTTCGCCCAGCCGGGCGCCGTCGACCGCGAGCTCGCCATCTTCCGCAAGAAGCTCGACGGCGTCGACCTCGACCGGCTCGCGGCCCTCGCCCGCGACCTCGTCGAGGAGGAGCCCCGCACCCCCAAGCAGCTCCGCGAACACCTCCTCGGCACGTGGCCGGACGCCGACCCGCTGGCCCTGACCATGGCAGCCCGCTGCATGCTGCCGCTCGTCCAGGTCACTCCGCGCGGCCTGTGGGGCAGGGGCGGGCAGGTGGCGCTGACCACCACCGACGTGTGGTTCGGGGGAGCGTCGTACGAGCCCGCCGACCCCGGCGAGACCGTGCTGCGCTACCTCGCCGCCTTCGGCCCCGCCTCCGTCAGGGACATGCAGACCTGGTGCGGGCTGACCCGGCTGCGGCCGGCCTTCGAACGGCTGCGGCCCGACCTGGTCACCTTCCGGGACGAGGACGGCACCGAGCTGTTCGACCTGCCCGACGCGCCCCGCCCGGACGAGACCACCCCGGCCCCGCCGCGCTTCCTGCCCGAGTTCGACAACCTGCTGCTCTCCCACGCCGACCGGCGCCGGATCGTCCCCGAGGCGCACCGGGCCCGCACCTGGACCGGCAACCAGGCCCACCGCGTCTTCCTCCTCGACGGGTTCCTCGCCGGGCTCTGGCACCTGGAGGAGACCAAGGAGCGCGTCACCCTCACCGTCGAGCCCTTCACCCGGTTCACCCGCGCCGACCGGGCCGCCCTCACCGCCGAGGCCGAGCGGACGCTCCGCCTCACCGTGCCCGCCGACGGCGCGTACGACCTCGTCTTCCGCGCCGAGGACTGA
- a CDS encoding GNAT family N-acetyltransferase, whose translation MRIRAAAPAELPLLQSIERAAGEPFRTLGMAAIADDEPLPLEVLEGYRAAGRAWVAVDGADRPVAYLIAETVDDAAHIEQVSVHPDAARRGVGRALIEHLAEAARAEGLTALTLTTFAEVPWNAPYYARLGFRPLADTDPALTDGLRAISRAEAAHGLAAWPRVCMRRDLPAEPG comes from the coding sequence ATGCGCATCCGAGCTGCCGCACCGGCCGAACTCCCGCTGCTCCAGTCGATCGAACGCGCGGCGGGCGAACCCTTCCGCACCCTCGGCATGGCGGCGATCGCCGATGACGAACCCCTGCCGCTGGAGGTGCTGGAGGGGTACCGCGCGGCGGGCCGCGCCTGGGTGGCGGTCGACGGGGCCGACCGGCCGGTCGCGTACCTGATCGCGGAGACCGTCGACGACGCCGCCCACATCGAGCAGGTCTCCGTGCACCCCGATGCGGCCCGCCGGGGCGTCGGCCGGGCGCTGATCGAGCACCTGGCGGAGGCCGCCCGCGCGGAGGGCCTGACGGCCCTCACCCTGACGACCTTCGCCGAAGTGCCGTGGAACGCCCCGTACTACGCGCGACTCGGCTTCCGCCCCCTCGCCGACACCGACCCGGCCCTCACCGACGGCCTGCGCGCCATCAGCAGGGCCGAGGCCGCCCACGGCCTGGCGGCCTGGCCCCGCGTCTGCATGCGGCGCGACCTGCCGGCGGAACCCGGCTAG
- a CDS encoding ArsR/SmtB family transcription factor gives MGWWRIGADTLAGGRFVVSPLAETVAALKALHAGRAGHPGERGWLAEHLPAYRARIAAEPLDGLLVRAAISPTWNADFLTPTPLGEGERCFEEEVAVVRATGQPAALADLAVSVGGPVPEPLASARDLPGRLAELLTWVWRETVLPEWPRRRRVMEADVTARTARLARDGWAAALDELCPGKMRWLGNGRLQVNARDYPPRSVEGGRLLLVPVTPKTGWVSWDATREGDERYAIVYPCAGVLAHGAGPAVPEALGALLGPARAGVLLRLEAPLSTSQLVALTGQGLGSVGRHLKVLHDAGLVRRRRAGRSVLYDWTEAGAVLVRAQRPAP, from the coding sequence GTGGGGTGGTGGCGGATCGGGGCGGACACGCTCGCGGGCGGCCGGTTCGTGGTGTCGCCGCTCGCCGAGACCGTCGCGGCGCTGAAGGCGCTGCACGCCGGGCGGGCCGGGCACCCGGGCGAGCGGGGGTGGCTGGCGGAGCACCTGCCGGCCTACCGGGCGCGGATCGCGGCCGAGCCGCTGGACGGGCTGCTGGTGCGGGCGGCGATCAGCCCCACCTGGAACGCGGACTTCCTCACGCCGACCCCGCTGGGCGAGGGCGAGCGGTGCTTCGAGGAGGAGGTGGCGGTCGTCCGCGCCACCGGACAGCCGGCGGCCCTGGCCGACCTCGCGGTCTCGGTCGGCGGCCCGGTGCCGGAGCCGCTGGCCTCGGCGCGTGATCTGCCGGGGCGGCTCGCGGAGTTGCTGACCTGGGTGTGGCGGGAGACGGTGCTGCCGGAGTGGCCGCGGCGGCGCCGGGTGATGGAGGCCGACGTGACGGCCAGGACCGCGCGGCTCGCGCGGGACGGCTGGGCGGCCGCCCTGGACGAGTTGTGCCCGGGGAAGATGCGGTGGCTGGGGAACGGCAGGCTTCAGGTCAACGCCCGCGACTATCCGCCGCGTTCGGTCGAGGGCGGCCGGCTGCTGCTCGTGCCGGTGACGCCGAAGACCGGCTGGGTGTCGTGGGACGCGACGCGGGAGGGGGACGAGCGGTACGCGATCGTCTACCCCTGCGCGGGGGTTCTGGCGCACGGGGCGGGCCCGGCGGTGCCGGAGGCGCTGGGCGCGCTGCTCGGACCGGCCCGGGCCGGGGTGCTGCTGCGCCTGGAAGCGCCGCTGTCCACGAGCCAGTTGGTGGCGCTGACGGGCCAGGGCCTCGGATCGGTGGGGCGCCACCTGAAGGTGCTGCACGACGCCGGGCTGGTACGCCGCAGGAGGGCGGGCCGTTCGGTGCTGTACGACTGGACGGAGGCGGGCGCGGTGCTCGTACGTGCCCAGCGGCCCGCCCCCTAG
- a CDS encoding TIGR04222 domain-containing membrane protein encodes MGTGTWWCAAAAWAELLAAAVLLRGTGRGGGTGSAGAVPGPEALALLRGGRRAAVTVALVALHQRGAVAAGRKHTVRANGGPGRIRNPVQLAVHRSLRNALPPRALALRPEARRAVDGLRAELGRAGLLRPPGPRRAARLLSAAAPLTLAAGLLADAAAGDGPGLVPALALGVPVAVAAVALLRLPTTTGAARRLLAELRERHPLPAHRSEVTDGRLVQLYVALYGDPALALFLPRFSRDGGLLDER; translated from the coding sequence ATGGGAACGGGGACGTGGTGGTGCGCGGCGGCCGCCTGGGCCGAACTGCTGGCGGCGGCGGTGCTGCTGCGCGGTACGGGCAGAGGCGGAGGTACGGGCTCCGCCGGGGCGGTGCCGGGGCCGGAGGCGCTGGCCCTGCTGCGCGGCGGCCGGCGGGCCGCGGTGACGGTCGCGCTGGTGGCGCTGCACCAGCGCGGCGCGGTCGCGGCGGGCCGCAAACATACGGTTCGGGCCAATGGCGGGCCGGGGCGGATCCGCAACCCCGTCCAGCTCGCCGTCCACCGCTCGCTCCGCAACGCCCTCCCCCCACGCGCGCTGGCCCTGCGCCCCGAGGCGCGCCGGGCGGTGGACGGGCTGCGGGCCGAGCTGGGGCGGGCGGGGCTGCTGCGTCCGCCGGGGCCCCGGCGCGCGGCCCGGCTGCTGTCGGCCGCGGCGCCCCTGACCCTCGCGGCCGGACTGCTCGCGGACGCCGCCGCCGGCGACGGTCCCGGGCTCGTGCCCGCCCTCGCCCTGGGGGTGCCGGTCGCCGTGGCCGCCGTCGCCCTGCTGCGGCTGCCGACGACGACGGGGGCCGCCCGGCGGCTCCTGGCCGAGCTGCGGGAGCGGCACCCGCTGCCCGCGCACCGGAGCGAGGTGACGGACGGCCGGCTGGTCCAGCTGTACGTGGCGCTGTACGGCGACCCGGCGCTGGCGCTCTTCCTGCCGCGCTTCTCCCGCGACGGGGGCCTGCTCGACGAGCGGTGA
- a CDS encoding AMP-binding protein, with product MTGTEASYAHGTSDTPLLGDTIGANLDRAVAAWPDREALVDVAGGRRWTYAEFGADVDRIAAALLGSGVRKGDRVGIWAVNCPEWVLVQYATARVGAVMVTINPAYRAHELAYVLRQSGISLLFASLAHKTSDYRAMVEEVRAECPELREAVYFGDPSWESFAARPSGGLAPEPLAADEPVNIQYTSGTTGFPKGATLSHHNILNNGYFVGEMIAYTEQDRICVPVPFYHCFGMVMGNLAATSHGACVVIPAPSFDPAATLRAVQEERCTSLYGVPTMFIAELNLPDFAAYDLSSLRTGIMAGSPCPVEVMKRVVAEMNMAEVSICYGMTETSPVSTQTRRDDDLERRTGTVGRVMPHVEVKVVDPATGLTVERGTAGELCTRGYSVMLGYWDEPAKTAEVVDAGRWMHTGDLAVMREDGYVQIVGRIKDMIIRGGENVYPREIEEFLYGHPKIADVQVVGVPDERYGEEILACVIPRDPADPPTLDEITAFCRDRLAHYKVPRRVEILTEFPMTVSGKVRKVELRERYGA from the coding sequence GTGACCGGTACGGAGGCGTCCTACGCGCACGGCACCTCGGACACCCCGCTCCTCGGCGACACCATCGGCGCCAACCTGGACCGGGCCGTCGCCGCCTGGCCCGACCGCGAGGCCCTGGTCGACGTGGCCGGCGGACGGCGCTGGACCTACGCCGAGTTCGGCGCCGACGTCGACCGGATCGCGGCGGCGCTGCTCGGCAGCGGCGTCCGCAAGGGCGACCGGGTCGGGATCTGGGCGGTCAACTGCCCCGAGTGGGTGCTCGTCCAGTACGCCACCGCCCGCGTCGGCGCCGTCATGGTCACCATCAACCCGGCCTACCGCGCACACGAACTCGCCTATGTCCTGCGCCAGTCGGGGATCTCGCTGCTCTTCGCCTCGCTCGCCCACAAGACCAGCGACTACCGGGCGATGGTCGAGGAGGTCCGGGCCGAGTGCCCGGAGCTGCGGGAGGCGGTGTACTTCGGCGACCCGAGCTGGGAGTCCTTCGCGGCCCGCCCGTCCGGCGGCCTCGCCCCCGAACCGCTCGCCGCCGACGAGCCGGTCAACATCCAGTACACCTCGGGCACCACCGGCTTCCCGAAGGGCGCCACCCTCTCCCACCACAACATCCTCAACAACGGTTACTTCGTGGGCGAGATGATCGCCTACACCGAGCAGGACCGGATCTGCGTGCCCGTGCCCTTCTACCACTGCTTCGGCATGGTGATGGGCAATCTGGCGGCCACCTCGCACGGCGCCTGCGTCGTGATCCCGGCCCCGTCCTTCGACCCGGCCGCGACCCTCCGCGCCGTCCAGGAGGAGCGCTGCACCTCCCTGTACGGCGTGCCGACCATGTTCATCGCGGAGCTGAACCTCCCGGACTTCGCGGCGTACGACCTCTCCTCCCTCCGCACCGGCATCATGGCGGGCTCCCCGTGCCCGGTGGAGGTGATGAAGCGGGTGGTCGCGGAGATGAACATGGCCGAGGTGTCGATCTGTTACGGCATGACCGAGACCTCGCCGGTCTCCACCCAGACCCGCCGCGACGACGACCTGGAGCGCCGCACCGGCACCGTCGGCCGGGTCATGCCGCACGTCGAGGTGAAGGTCGTCGACCCGGCCACCGGCCTCACCGTGGAGCGCGGCACCGCGGGCGAACTGTGCACCCGCGGCTACAGCGTGATGCTCGGCTACTGGGACGAGCCGGCGAAGACCGCCGAAGTCGTCGACGCCGGCCGCTGGATGCACACCGGCGACCTCGCGGTGATGCGCGAGGACGGCTACGTCCAGATCGTCGGCCGCATCAAGGACATGATCATCCGCGGCGGCGAGAACGTGTACCCGCGCGAGATCGAGGAGTTCCTGTACGGGCACCCCAAGATCGCCGACGTCCAGGTCGTCGGCGTCCCCGACGAGCGGTACGGCGAGGAGATCCTGGCCTGCGTGATCCCGCGCGACCCGGCCGACCCGCCGACCCTCGACGAGATCACCGCCTTCTGCCGCGACCGCCTCGCCCACTACAAGGTCCCGCGCCGCGTCGAGATCCTCACCGAGTTCCCGATGACGGTGAGCGGCAAGGTGCGGAAGGTGGAACTGCGGGAGCGGTACGGCGCCTAG